The following proteins come from a genomic window of Hymenobacter canadensis:
- a CDS encoding RNA polymerase sigma factor, translating into MAKATASYTDDEFVAAIRHGDDRALAQLYRLHLPMVSHYVLQNSGTEDDARDVYQEGVMVFYEKVRDNSLELSCQIKTYLYAVCRRLWLKRLAEKTRFGTRLDDHEPFLETGAEADLEEAEERDRRFATMNEAMERLGEPCRSLLEGFYLLDKSMQQLTADFGYTNADNAKNQKYKCLVRLKKLFFTQYQESET; encoded by the coding sequence ATGGCGAAGGCCACTGCTTCTTATACTGACGACGAGTTCGTGGCGGCTATCCGCCACGGCGACGACCGCGCCCTGGCGCAGCTCTACCGGCTGCATCTGCCCATGGTGTCGCACTACGTGCTGCAGAACAGCGGCACCGAAGACGACGCCCGGGACGTGTACCAGGAAGGCGTAATGGTGTTTTACGAGAAGGTGCGCGACAACTCCCTGGAGCTGAGCTGCCAGATCAAAACCTACCTCTACGCCGTGTGCCGCCGCCTCTGGCTGAAACGCCTCGCCGAGAAAACCCGCTTCGGCACCCGCCTCGACGACCACGAGCCTTTCCTGGAAACAGGGGCCGAGGCCGACTTGGAGGAAGCCGAGGAGCGGGACCGGCGCTTTGCCACCATGAACGAGGCCATGGAACGCCTCGGCGAACCCTGTCGCTCGTTGCTGGAAGGCTTTTACCTGCTCGATAAATCGATGCAGCAACTCACGGCAGACTTCGGCTACACCAACGCCGACAATGCCAAAAACCAAAAGTACAAGTGCCTGGTCCGGCTGAAAAAGCTCTTTTTCACGCAGTACCAGGAAAGTGAAACATGA
- a CDS encoding DUF1501 domain-containing protein, translating to MKRRHFLQTTTAATVLPTLLGGLPIGAYGFSPELFEITGGATQTDRVLVLIQLNGGNDGLNMIIPTDQYSALMNARADIAIPQNQVLPLRAATGIHPAMAGVKNLFDDGKIGVVQGVSYPNPNYSHFRATDIWTSASDSNVTITSGWAGRYLDSEYANYPTGYPSTQNPDPLAISIGSVVSNCVQGPAVNMGMAIASTTSFYQLLSGGVDTAPNTPAGHELTFIRQVISQTQIYTTAIQAAAARARNLSPLYPAAGQNSLADQLKIVAQLVAGGLQTRVYVCNLGGFDTHAAQVPVTGSTTTGTHATLLGRISQALEAFQDDLRRLAVQDRVVGMTFSEFGRRIKANSSKGTDHGAAAPLIVFGTSVNPIIHGNNPVLPANAGVNDQVPMQFDFRAIYANLLKDWFRVPQTTLNALLPSSLGQFPNVPVIRPGIVNGTSTAAATNVANFSVFPNPVRDHATVEFESEGGHVQVVVLDALGREVARLLDREQPRGRRQIPFATGLAAGSYHCQVREGVRISSRLVVVS from the coding sequence ATGAAACGCAGACATTTCCTCCAGACTACCACGGCCGCCACCGTGTTGCCCACGCTACTGGGCGGGCTGCCGATTGGGGCCTACGGCTTTTCGCCGGAGCTTTTTGAGATTACGGGCGGCGCCACCCAGACCGACCGGGTGCTGGTGCTGATTCAGCTGAACGGCGGCAACGACGGGCTGAACATGATCATCCCGACCGACCAGTACTCGGCCCTGATGAATGCCCGCGCCGACATTGCCATTCCGCAAAACCAGGTGCTGCCGCTGCGCGCCGCCACGGGCATTCATCCGGCCATGGCGGGCGTGAAAAACCTGTTCGACGATGGCAAGATTGGGGTGGTGCAGGGCGTGAGCTACCCCAACCCCAACTACTCGCACTTCCGTGCCACCGACATCTGGACTTCGGCGTCGGACTCCAACGTCACCATCACCTCGGGCTGGGCCGGGCGCTACCTCGACTCGGAGTATGCCAACTACCCCACCGGCTACCCCAGCACCCAGAACCCCGATCCGCTGGCCATCAGCATCGGCTCGGTGGTGAGCAACTGCGTGCAGGGCCCCGCCGTGAACATGGGCATGGCCATTGCCAGCACCACGTCGTTCTACCAGCTGCTGTCAGGCGGGGTCGATACGGCGCCCAACACGCCGGCCGGCCACGAGCTGACGTTTATCCGGCAGGTAATTTCCCAGACCCAGATTTACACCACGGCCATTCAGGCGGCGGCGGCGCGGGCCCGCAACCTCTCGCCGCTCTACCCCGCAGCCGGCCAGAATTCCCTCGCCGACCAGCTCAAGATTGTAGCCCAGCTGGTGGCCGGCGGCCTGCAGACGCGGGTGTACGTCTGCAACCTCGGCGGCTTTGATACGCACGCGGCGCAGGTTCCTGTTACGGGCAGCACCACCACGGGCACGCACGCCACGCTGCTGGGCCGAATTTCGCAGGCGCTGGAAGCCTTCCAGGACGACTTGCGCCGCCTCGCGGTGCAGGACCGGGTGGTGGGCATGACGTTTTCGGAGTTTGGGCGCCGTATCAAGGCCAATTCCAGCAAGGGCACTGACCACGGGGCGGCCGCGCCGCTTATCGTGTTCGGCACCAGCGTCAACCCTATCATCCACGGCAATAACCCGGTGCTGCCCGCCAACGCCGGCGTGAACGACCAGGTGCCCATGCAGTTTGATTTCCGGGCCATCTACGCCAATCTACTCAAAGACTGGTTCCGCGTGCCCCAGACGACGCTCAACGCCCTGCTGCCTTCCAGCCTCGGGCAGTTTCCGAACGTGCCGGTTATCCGGCCCGGCATCGTGAACGGCACCAGCACGGCCGCCGCCACCAATGTGGCCAATTTCAGCGTGTTTCCGAACCCTGTGCGCGACCACGCCACGGTGGAGTTTGAGAGCGAAGGCGGGCACGTGCAGGTGGTGGTGCTCGACGCGCTGGGCCGCGAAGTGGCGCGCCTGCTCGACCGGGAGCAGCCCCGCGGCCGCCGCCAGATTCCGTTTGCCACGGGCCTGGCCGCCGGCTCCTACCATTGCCAGGTGCGCGAAGGCGTCCGCATCAGCTCCCGGCTGGTAGTGGTGAGTTAA
- a CDS encoding peptidase, whose amino-acid sequence MKNLLRLAHSLLVVALLSVPLTAARAQEPLTYTISIDPAANSDEFRVQLALPKLSKEQGIYQFAATAPGTYQVMDIGRFVRKFEAFDKKGRLLPSKQLSTNQWQLLKPEKTREIRYTIAETWDTPVTEHSIYRMCGSSLETDHALLNGQTLLGFPQGWQARPLRIKLNYPTDWKIGTALTADAQGYYTAKSYDQAVDSPFLLGRLTKASTMLGPTKIDLFCYSRTDQVQAQPLLREMQQMLNAAQQFLVQLPVQRYTFLYHFDDRSNGAWEHSYSSEYVLREEPLTPESAAGITSIAAHEFFHVVTPLNIHSEIIQQFNFVQPTGSEHLWLYEGTTEWAAGMMQLRGGLLPLEKYLEEMSGKIAYDRQRTDTTYSLSKLGLNSFSDEGQRQYGNIYQRGALTAALLDLRLLQLSGGKRGLREVVLGLTKRYGPDKPFSEKTFFQDFTQLTYPEIGDFFARYVQQAQPLPLAEYYATVGVRYEPLQRTGRRLATLGTGFRPDAEGRFLFQQVSPALQACGVANGDEFVAYQGETVKPTTARALIQRIEASPVGQESELTIRHAGTEKKIRCRLQAKDEVKRYQLTVMPNPTPAQLAQRQAWLKNQ is encoded by the coding sequence ATGAAAAACCTGTTGCGCCTGGCGCATTCCCTGCTTGTTGTTGCTTTGCTGTCGGTGCCGCTCACGGCGGCGCGGGCGCAGGAGCCGCTTACCTACACCATTTCCATCGACCCGGCTGCCAACAGCGACGAGTTTCGGGTGCAGCTGGCGTTGCCGAAGCTGAGCAAGGAGCAAGGCATCTACCAGTTTGCGGCCACCGCGCCGGGCACGTATCAGGTGATGGACATCGGCCGGTTTGTGCGCAAGTTCGAGGCCTTCGACAAAAAGGGCCGCCTGCTGCCCTCCAAGCAGCTTTCCACCAACCAGTGGCAGCTGCTGAAGCCCGAGAAAACGCGCGAAATCCGCTATACCATTGCCGAAACCTGGGACACGCCCGTGACCGAGCACAGCATCTACCGCATGTGCGGCTCGTCATTGGAAACCGACCACGCCCTGCTCAACGGCCAGACCCTGCTGGGCTTCCCCCAGGGCTGGCAGGCCCGGCCCCTGCGCATCAAGCTCAACTACCCCACCGACTGGAAAATCGGGACGGCTCTGACGGCTGATGCCCAGGGCTACTACACCGCCAAAAGCTACGACCAAGCCGTGGATTCGCCGTTTCTGCTGGGTCGCCTCACCAAAGCCAGCACTATGCTCGGCCCCACCAAAATAGATTTGTTCTGCTACTCCCGCACCGACCAGGTGCAGGCCCAGCCGCTGCTCCGGGAGATGCAGCAGATGCTGAACGCTGCCCAGCAGTTTCTGGTGCAGCTGCCGGTGCAGCGCTACACCTTCCTCTACCACTTCGACGACCGGAGCAACGGCGCCTGGGAGCATTCCTACAGCTCGGAGTACGTGCTGCGCGAAGAGCCGCTCACGCCGGAGTCGGCGGCGGGCATCACCAGCATTGCCGCCCACGAGTTTTTCCACGTCGTGACCCCGCTCAACATCCACTCCGAAATCATCCAGCAGTTCAACTTCGTGCAGCCCACCGGCTCCGAGCATTTGTGGCTGTATGAAGGGACCACCGAGTGGGCCGCCGGCATGATGCAATTGCGCGGTGGCTTGCTGCCGCTGGAAAAGTACCTAGAAGAAATGAGCGGCAAGATTGCCTACGACCGCCAGCGCACCGACACCACCTACTCGCTGAGTAAGCTGGGGCTGAACTCCTTCTCCGACGAAGGCCAGCGCCAGTACGGCAACATCTACCAGCGCGGCGCCCTCACGGCCGCCCTGCTCGACCTGCGGCTGCTGCAACTCTCGGGGGGCAAGCGCGGGCTGCGCGAAGTGGTGCTGGGGCTCACCAAACGCTACGGCCCCGACAAGCCGTTTTCGGAAAAGACGTTCTTCCAGGACTTCACCCAGCTCACCTACCCCGAAATCGGCGACTTTTTTGCGCGCTACGTGCAGCAGGCCCAGCCGCTGCCGCTGGCCGAGTACTACGCCACCGTGGGCGTGCGCTACGAGCCGCTGCAGCGCACCGGCCGCCGCTTGGCCACGCTCGGCACCGGCTTCCGCCCCGATGCGGAGGGCCGCTTCCTGTTTCAGCAGGTGAGCCCGGCCCTGCAGGCCTGCGGCGTGGCCAACGGCGACGAGTTTGTGGCCTACCAGGGTGAAACCGTGAAGCCCACCACCGCCCGCGCCCTCATCCAGCGCATCGAAGCCAGCCCCGTCGGCCAGGAAAGCGAGCTGACCATCCGGCACGCAGGCACCGAGAAGAAAATCCGCTGCCGCCTGCAGGCCAAAGACGAGGTGAAGCGCTACCAGCTGACGGTGATGCCCAACCCCACCCCTGCCCAGCTGGCGCAGCGCCAGGCGTGGCTGAAGAACCAGTAA
- a CDS encoding S1 family peptidase, which produces MMTEADYYALFEAYQRGELAVPARTDLERRLSADPALAERYADFTSLTGTLHSYGQRLSVRRKLRAIQAELDAEQAVKLTDAEDGEVLETGNPLMPQLHISRTEQQLRRFWQGHRATMMVAASVAVLAVFTTLLGIEWWRASQKPSLYGYTVLRKEVERIRRTQLAMNRAIRGGQAPTPEAVNPGKFSGTGFALTADGYLVTSYHVIQGADSLLIEGRDRRSYRAEPVFTDVAHDLAILRINDKKFDGFGRLPYSFKRGTADLGEKVYTLGYPREDLVFNDGSLSARSGFEGDSAFYQISIPVNPGNSGGPLLDDRGNLIGIISGRQTDAQSAAFATKSSYLMRLVDSLSAAATHAQPYNLPRTNQLAGTSRPQQIRKLQDYVFVVKVYE; this is translated from the coding sequence ATGATGACCGAAGCCGACTATTACGCTTTATTTGAGGCCTACCAGCGTGGCGAGCTGGCGGTGCCGGCGCGCACCGACCTGGAGCGCCGCCTGTCCGCCGACCCCGCGCTGGCCGAGCGCTACGCCGATTTCACCTCCCTGACCGGCACGTTGCACAGCTACGGCCAGCGCCTGAGTGTGCGCCGCAAGCTGCGCGCCATCCAGGCCGAGCTGGACGCCGAGCAAGCCGTGAAGCTGACCGACGCCGAAGACGGCGAAGTGCTGGAAACCGGCAATCCGCTGATGCCGCAGTTGCATATTTCACGCACCGAGCAGCAGCTGCGCCGGTTCTGGCAGGGCCACCGCGCCACCATGATGGTGGCGGCTTCGGTGGCGGTGCTAGCCGTGTTCACCACGCTGCTGGGCATTGAGTGGTGGCGCGCCTCGCAGAAACCGTCGCTGTACGGCTACACGGTGCTGCGCAAGGAAGTGGAGCGTATCCGCCGCACCCAGCTGGCCATGAACCGCGCCATCCGCGGGGGCCAGGCGCCGACGCCGGAAGCCGTGAATCCCGGCAAGTTCAGCGGTACGGGCTTCGCCCTCACCGCCGATGGCTACCTAGTCACGAGCTACCACGTTATTCAGGGGGCCGATTCGCTGCTGATTGAGGGCCGCGACCGGCGTAGCTACCGCGCCGAGCCGGTGTTCACCGACGTAGCCCACGACCTGGCCATTCTGCGCATCAACGACAAGAAATTCGACGGCTTCGGCCGCCTACCTTACTCCTTTAAGCGCGGCACCGCCGACCTGGGCGAGAAGGTGTACACGCTGGGCTACCCACGGGAAGACCTGGTGTTCAACGACGGCTCACTGAGCGCCCGCTCGGGCTTCGAAGGCGACTCGGCTTTCTACCAGATCAGCATTCCGGTGAACCCCGGCAACTCCGGTGGCCCGCTACTCGATGATCGGGGCAACCTGATCGGCATTATCAGCGGCCGCCAGACCGACGCGCAGAGTGCAGCCTTCGCCACCAAGTCGTCGTATCTGATGCGGCTGGTGGACTCGCTGAGCGCGGCCGCCACGCATGCGCAGCCCTACAACCTGCCCCGCACCAACCAGCTGGCCGGCACCTCGCGCCCCCAGCAGATCCGCAAGCTCCAGGATTACGTGTTTGTGGTGAAAGTCTACGAATAG
- a CDS encoding Na+/H+ antiporter, with the protein MPATTLHESILLVLGLLFAMLLLVMLGQKLRISYPIFLVLAGLVLGFVPGLPRIVISPDLIFLIFLPPLLYQAAWETSWQDFWRWKRPIALLAFGLVVFTSTIVAYVSRAMIPGFTLPLGFLLGGIISPPDAVAATSVLKGVQVPRRITSILEGESLINDASSLIVFRFALATVLSGTFVWQQAASSFLLVSVMGLAVGLVVAHGFYLIHKYLPTTPSINTVLTFLAPYGMYLLAEEFHFSGVLAVVSGGLLLSFRSHRVFDADTRLQATSVWASVGFALNGLVFILIGLELPVAVEGLGTYSLGQAITYGLIISAIVIVIRLLWMFPAAFIPRWLFRSIRTHETSPGWQGPLIIGWAGMRGVVSLASALSVPLLLSNGQEFPQRNLMLFITFVVILVTLVFQGLTLPLLIRATGVEKLEERMPTDAQEAGIRLHLRQAALAHMQKYYVVDMQENELIRALQQRMQAEAQRTNNLLEALDYDDSKRQALQRYHQVLLDVLRVQREELFVLRREDVFEEEMLRHQEAQLDLDEAKISHMPH; encoded by the coding sequence ATGCCCGCAACCACCCTCCACGAAAGTATCCTGCTGGTGTTGGGGCTGCTGTTTGCCATGCTGCTGCTGGTGATGCTGGGCCAGAAGCTGCGCATCTCTTACCCTATTTTTCTGGTGCTGGCCGGGCTGGTGCTGGGCTTCGTGCCGGGGCTGCCGCGCATCGTCATCAGCCCCGACCTCATCTTCCTGATTTTCCTACCGCCGCTGCTCTACCAGGCCGCCTGGGAAACCTCCTGGCAGGATTTCTGGCGCTGGAAGCGGCCCATTGCGCTGCTGGCCTTCGGGCTGGTCGTCTTCACCTCCACCATCGTGGCCTACGTGAGCCGGGCCATGATTCCGGGCTTCACGCTGCCGCTGGGGTTTCTGCTGGGCGGCATCATCTCGCCGCCCGATGCCGTGGCCGCCACCTCCGTGCTGAAGGGGGTGCAGGTGCCGCGCCGCATCACCAGCATTCTGGAAGGCGAAAGTTTGATCAACGATGCCAGCAGTTTGATTGTGTTCCGGTTTGCGCTGGCCACGGTGCTGTCGGGTACGTTTGTGTGGCAGCAGGCGGCGTCCAGCTTCCTGCTGGTGAGCGTGATGGGGCTGGCCGTGGGCCTGGTGGTGGCGCACGGCTTCTACCTCATCCATAAGTACCTGCCCACCACGCCCAGCATCAACACGGTACTCACGTTTCTGGCGCCCTACGGCATGTATTTGCTGGCCGAGGAATTTCACTTCTCGGGGGTACTGGCCGTGGTGAGCGGCGGGCTGCTGCTTTCCTTCCGCTCGCACCGCGTGTTCGATGCCGACACCCGGTTGCAGGCCACCAGCGTGTGGGCCAGCGTGGGCTTCGCCCTCAACGGGCTGGTGTTCATCCTCATCGGGCTGGAGCTGCCGGTGGCGGTGGAGGGCCTGGGCACGTACTCGCTGGGGCAGGCCATTACGTACGGCTTGATTATCAGCGCCATTGTCATCGTCATTCGGCTGCTGTGGATGTTTCCGGCGGCATTTATACCACGCTGGCTGTTTCGCAGCATCCGCACCCACGAAACCAGCCCCGGCTGGCAGGGGCCGCTGATTATCGGCTGGGCCGGCATGCGCGGGGTGGTGTCGTTGGCCTCGGCGCTGTCGGTGCCACTGCTGCTGAGCAACGGGCAGGAATTTCCGCAGCGCAACCTGATGCTGTTCATCACCTTCGTGGTTATTCTGGTGACGCTCGTGTTTCAGGGCCTCACGCTGCCGCTGCTCATCCGCGCCACCGGCGTGGAAAAGCTGGAGGAGCGTATGCCCACCGATGCCCAGGAAGCCGGCATCCGGCTGCACCTGCGCCAGGCGGCTCTGGCCCATATGCAGAAGTACTACGTAGTTGATATGCAGGAAAATGAGCTGATCCGGGCCCTCCAGCAGCGCATGCAGGCCGAAGCCCAGCGCACCAACAACCTGCTAGAAGCTCTCGACTACGACGACTCCAAGCGCCAGGCCCTGCAACGCTACCACCAGGTGCTGCTGGACGTGCTGCGCGTGCAGCGCGAGGAGCTGTTCGTGCTGCGCCGCGAGGACGTGTTCGAGGAAGAAATGCTCCGCCACCAGGAAGCCCAGCTGGACCTCGACGAAGCCAAAATCAGCCACATGCCGCACTGA
- a CDS encoding carboxypeptidase-like regulatory domain-containing protein yields MKHFAAPLLLLAACLSATSAFAQEADTLQVQDLTARFAPAPLPETGATPEAAPAPATVALTGYVLDGQKQPLRGATVLLKGTTTAASTDANGHYELQVPAGINTLRYDYVGCEGQELSASNFLPVTVVLAPTGGKARSRR; encoded by the coding sequence ATGAAACACTTTGCTGCCCCTCTTCTGCTGCTTGCGGCCTGCCTGTCCGCCACCAGCGCCTTCGCTCAGGAAGCTGACACCTTACAGGTGCAGGACCTGACAGCCCGGTTTGCCCCGGCGCCTCTACCCGAAACCGGGGCTACGCCCGAGGCAGCACCGGCGCCCGCCACAGTAGCGCTTACCGGCTACGTGCTGGATGGGCAGAAGCAGCCGCTGCGGGGCGCCACCGTGCTGCTGAAAGGCACCACCACCGCCGCCAGCACCGACGCCAACGGCCATTATGAGCTGCAGGTACCCGCCGGCATCAACACCCTTCGCTACGACTACGTAGGCTGCGAGGGCCAGGAGCTGTCGGCCAGCAACTTCCTGCCGGTTACGGTGGTGCTGGCCCCGACCGGTGGCAAGGCTCGCAGCCGTAGGTAG
- a CDS encoding DUF1800 domain-containing protein codes for MDRRAFLRKPASALAAPAAAVPTQPAFGTAPPTGSGDETVSRYANTRLPTEPRSTAGLGPYTGPWGYAQAAHLLRRTLFGPTRPEILAAAGQSLTQVLNTLLTAPTAPAPPLNVSATDTSVPLGQTWVTQAFDQNFEGVRRASLRAWWLGRLLGQGPSLVEKMTLFWHNHFVVELGDINDARYGYQYCALLRRHALGNIQRLAEDVTVNPAMLRYLNGNQSTATAPNENYGRELLELFTVGKGPQIGPGNYTTYTEDDVQAAARVLTGWRDNATTQAGYFTASRHDTTTKTFSSAFQNATISNQTDQEYKALIALVLRQQETARFLCRKLYRWFVYYVIDATTETQVIEPMAQLLLQSNYEVAPVLRALLSSQHFFDSVNMGCLIKSPLDFTVGTARQLQVAFPPATNPTAQYAMWNYLNGVTNVQQQLLGDPPNVAGWPAYWQTPQFYEMWINAVTLPRRNQLTDLLISNNGYTTGGVTIRIDPVALVLTLPAATAADPNLLIAELARLLTPIQLTPTQLTYLNDTLLPGLPDFEWTIEWNEYLAAPTNAAKRAAVQTKLQSLLRTLMGLAEYHLS; via the coding sequence ATGGACCGTAGAGCTTTCCTCCGCAAACCTGCTTCTGCCCTGGCGGCCCCGGCCGCCGCCGTGCCGACGCAGCCTGCCTTCGGCACCGCCCCGCCCACCGGCTCCGGCGACGAAACCGTGAGCCGCTATGCCAACACGCGCCTGCCCACCGAGCCCCGCTCTACGGCGGGCCTGGGCCCTTACACGGGGCCGTGGGGCTATGCGCAGGCCGCGCATCTGCTGCGCCGCACGCTGTTCGGGCCCACCCGCCCCGAAATTCTGGCGGCTGCCGGCCAGAGTCTGACGCAGGTGCTGAATACGCTGCTCACGGCCCCGACTGCGCCCGCGCCGCCGCTCAACGTGTCGGCCACCGATACGAGCGTGCCGCTGGGCCAGACCTGGGTGACGCAAGCCTTCGACCAGAACTTCGAGGGCGTGCGGCGCGCCTCGCTGCGGGCGTGGTGGCTGGGGCGGTTGCTGGGCCAGGGCCCGTCGTTGGTGGAGAAGATGACGCTGTTCTGGCACAACCACTTTGTGGTGGAGCTGGGCGACATCAACGATGCCCGCTACGGCTACCAGTACTGCGCGCTGCTGCGCCGCCACGCGCTGGGCAACATCCAGCGCCTCGCCGAAGACGTGACGGTGAACCCGGCCATGCTACGCTACCTCAACGGCAACCAGAGCACTGCCACCGCCCCCAACGAAAACTACGGCCGCGAGCTGCTGGAGCTGTTCACGGTGGGCAAGGGCCCGCAGATTGGCCCCGGCAACTACACCACCTATACCGAAGACGACGTGCAGGCCGCCGCACGCGTGCTCACGGGCTGGCGCGACAATGCCACCACCCAGGCCGGCTACTTCACGGCCTCGCGCCACGACACCACCACCAAAACGTTCAGCAGCGCCTTCCAGAATGCTACCATCAGCAACCAGACCGACCAGGAGTACAAGGCCCTGATTGCGCTGGTGTTGCGGCAGCAGGAAACGGCGCGCTTCCTGTGCCGCAAGCTCTACCGCTGGTTTGTGTACTACGTGATTGACGCCACCACCGAAACCCAGGTGATTGAGCCCATGGCCCAGCTGCTGCTGCAAAGCAACTACGAAGTGGCGCCGGTGCTGCGCGCGCTGCTGTCGAGTCAGCATTTCTTTGACAGCGTGAACATGGGCTGCCTGATTAAGAGCCCGCTCGATTTCACGGTGGGCACGGCGCGGCAGCTGCAGGTGGCCTTTCCGCCCGCCACCAACCCTACGGCCCAATACGCCATGTGGAACTACCTCAACGGCGTCACGAACGTGCAGCAGCAGCTGCTCGGCGACCCGCCGAACGTGGCCGGCTGGCCGGCCTACTGGCAGACGCCGCAGTTCTACGAAATGTGGATCAATGCCGTGACGCTGCCCCGCCGCAACCAGCTCACCGACCTGCTCATCAGCAACAACGGCTACACCACCGGCGGCGTCACCATCCGGATTGACCCGGTGGCGCTGGTCCTGACCCTGCCCGCCGCCACTGCCGCCGACCCCAACCTGCTGATTGCGGAGCTGGCCCGGCTGCTGACGCCCATCCAGCTGACGCCCACCCAGCTCACCTACCTCAACGACACGCTGCTGCCGGGCCTGCCCGACTTCGAGTGGACGATAGAGTGGAACGAGTATCTGGCCGCGCCCACCAACGCCGCCAAGCGCGCTGCCGTGCAAACCAAGCTCCAGTCGCTGCTGCGCACGCTCATGGGCCTGGCCGAGTATCATCTGTCTTAA